Within Topomyia yanbarensis strain Yona2022 chromosome 2, ASM3024719v1, whole genome shotgun sequence, the genomic segment TAACTATTACACCTAAATCGTTAAATTTTGGTTTGGAAGATAGATAGATGATGGAAATACGTGAATCTTGACAAAACGAACAACACTCTGGAACTTTCTGAAGCTTTATGTACGATGTTTAAGAACCGATGTTAGAAAcagattttaaggggtcattcacaaacaacagtctataacttcgagtgtactataaatagatacattaaataatttaaataaatataAGACTTGGTAAATAAGACTTATCTTTCAATATAGTGGCcacttaaaaaaaatcgatggaaACCAGTATTAGAGTTTTCTTTCATTACTAGCTTTCATTGTACTGAGCGGGATTACACGTTGTTTACACAAACTAGTTGTAAAATGTGCACCAATGTTGTAGTAAATTTCGAAGTATCAATGACTTCCATAAAAACGCAGACTGATTTTCATAGAACTTTTCGGAATCAACTCGGAAAACCGAAGTATCCCAGTGAATTTCAGACACAGCTATCAATATAGATTACGTATGAAACCTTATCGAATATCGGGAAGCTATAAAAGTAACGTATGTATTTTTGTAACTCATTCGACTTTTGATAGTCGAATGAGAAGCACGTTGCCAGATGGAGGGGTAACAAAGCAAACTAAATTTTCGTACCCTTCGTTTCACCAATCGTTTCATTTACATTACATTATTTAGTACTTATAAGTAATGGCAGTAGTATTGATCGTGTTAGGGCAACTGTTATATTTCAATTGCCATCAGAGCGACTGCAGTCCCGACGCACCGGTTATGCCTTGGACATTAACCGGCTATCTTTTTGGTCTTCGGTAAAGTTATTCGCTAGTCCAAGCTTTTTAACATTTCTGGTGACTTCATTTTTTAAAAGTATGAAGTATGAGTCTTGGATCATGGTAAAACATTTCATTATTGTTGTAAATTTTGCCCTTTATCGCatatttttggcaaaaaaaactaAAGTCGCAATGTAGAGTGAgtaaaaagcgactaaaatgttgcagcTGGTTGTATCCTATAGTTACTTGTGAGAACACAAATCACATATCGTTCTATTCTGTGTTCATTAAGGAATTGTAAAGAGAGGGATGCATAAATATCAGGTAAATAAGAGATGAAAAAATATGGTGTTGCAACACTGATACCACACATCAATGTTGCGCCGTGCTATAAAATGATTGTTCGACTGAGTGGACGAACCCTATCACTTACAGATGCGAAATCACTTGCACTACCACAAGCGCGCAATGTAAATGATAAGGTTCTATCACTTCTGCTGCCCACCATCTCGATCAGTTCCAAATTTATCGTCTACCTAGAAGGTCATACAAATAAATGGTGTTAAAATTAAAGCTGCGTTGTAGAAAATCTAGGTCGAATAAATCGTGATTGCGCAATTAATTACCGGATCTTTGCTTGCAAATTATTACCTGTTGTCCATAGACGGACTCTCGGCTTGCGCTGGTTCACTAAACGGTATTTCCCAGCCTAGTTCAATCCGGTCAAAACAaattggtgccgtgaccaggattgaTTGCTGCATGCGATCACGGACCATTTGTGCGACAAGGCCGATCTGCACCGCCATCGCAAATCCACAGGACGCCAAGCCAAGGCGCCATCGCAATTCGAGGTGAACAATCAGCTGTTGAAACAGCATTGTGTGGCATCCGCCATCGGGTTTTGCTGTTGCGGTACCTCGTGGAGATTGCTGCTAGCCGGGCTGGATATAATTAAATACAAGGCAAATATTTCACTGAGATCAGGTTAGTAGTAGTCCAATTCCTTTCTGCTCTCCGCTGGTGCGCTCTAGATTGCGCTTTTCCGTTTTTCCGAGTTCCAACACCAATTTTCACTGTCCACGGTCCGCGACGGTTGGAGTACGGTTCCGGGTACCAATTCGGACGGAATTTGGATCAAATCGTCGGTTGGTCATCAGCATCGGGATACTAAGGCAGTCTTCTCGGTTCAAGTAATCAGGCCTGCATGCATCAAGGCCGAAATTATCTGCTGCTCCTCACACCACTGAACCAGGAGCAAAGAGTGATTCCACGATAACGGTTCTGCATGTTCATTATCATTTGCTGCTCGTTTCCTTTCCGCACTGGTGAGCATCAACCGTCAGCTTCATCGCCCAGCTGTGTCGGCTACAGCATCTGATCGCCGGTGGAAGCAACTTTGATTCCTGTTggctgataaaaaattacaaggCACATTTAGCCTTGGAAAAGGTACGTACCTGTCCAAGCGATTTAAAGTTCCATCTCAGGGCTACTGGTCTTAATTATTCCCAGAAAATCATCGCTCTGCATACGTGTATCTCTACATCGCCGGCGTGCCTAAGCGTCGTTCAAAATGGCGGACGACCAGGAGAGGCGTCAGCTAGTGCTTCGACGTACGGCACTTCTTGCTTCACTCAGAAGAGCAGGAATATTTATGGCGGAATACCAGGAGGAACGGGACAGGCTCGAGGTGGCGCTGCGGATCGAAAACCTGGACGTAATCCGGCAGGATCTTGAGGACATCCAATCGGTTCTTGAAGGCATCGAGGAAACAAATGAAGGTATAACCCTAAACACCCAAATTCGCTCTGCATTTGAAGggcagtttttcaaaataaaggcTGGTCTGCTGTCAAAACTGCCTCCGTCTATTCCTGTTGGCAGTGCTCCTCATCCTACCCCCCCTACATTTCCCTCCAGTCTTAAGGGTCTCAAACTTCCGACGATCACGTTGCCTGAATTCAACGGGGATTTCAAAGAGTGGTTGGCATTCCACGACACATTCCTAGCGTTGATCCATTTGAATCAGGATGTTCCGGAGATCCAGAAATTCCACTACCTCAAGTCAGCGGTAACGGGTGAAGCCGCTCAAATAATCGAGTCGTTCGCGATCAGTGCCACTAATTATTCTTTAGCTTGGCAGGCATTGGTCGGAAGGTATGCGAACGAGTATCTCCTGAAGAAACGGCATCTACAGGCGATGCTGGAAATCCAatggataaaaaaggaaactaCCGCTTCATTGCATGGGATTGTCGACGAGTTCGAGCGGCATACCAAAATCCTGCGGCAGCTTGGAGAGCCAGTGGACGGCTGGAGCACAATACTGGAACATTTGCTGTGCGTTCGCATTCCTGATGATACTCTCAAGGCATGGGAGGATCATGCATCGACAATAGAGAAGCCAAGTTATGAAGCCCTTATTGAGTTCCTGCATCGACGCATCCGTGTTCTGGAATCAATTTCGGTGAATCACGTTCAACCTCCACCGCAGTACGTCACGTCCTCTCACGTTTCGGCAACTCGCAAGTCCACCCAGATGAAACCGTCGCCCAGTACAGCAGTCGACACTCCAGGAAAGTGCTATGCTTGTGAACAGCGCCACCCATTGGTAAAGTGCACAAAATTCGAGAAAATGAATGCAATAGATCGCCTTGCCCTGATCAATGCAAATCGGTtgtgtttgaattgttttaggAGTGATCATTTTTCAAGGCATTGTTCATCTAAATACACCTGCAGATTCTGTAAACGACGTCATCATTCCCTCCTCCATGCAGGCTTCGGAGACAGTGCAGGTCCCCCTCGCTCCGACCAAGCTTCATCCTCTACTGGCAACTTTACACGAGCGTCGACTAACGTGAGTGTAGCTTCGGCAGGTGATGAGTCATCTTCTCCCATGTTATCTGCAGCCACTTCCATCCAACCGAGAGAAATCAACTGCAGTCTGCCACTGCAAGGAACCGGGAAGAACGTGTTTATGCTCACAGCGGTCATCGTGGTCATCGATCGCTATGGTAAGGAGCATTTCGCACGTGCGCTTTTGGACTGCGCATCTCAACCAAATCTGATTACCGAGAAGATGGTCCAGCTGCTACGACTGAAGCGAAGCAAATCGAATGTTATCGTTCAAGGAATCGGTGAGCAATCGCAAAACGCCAGAGAATCAGTTCACGTCCAGATCCGGTCCCGAAAGCAGGATTTTTCGATGAATGTTGAGTTCTTAATACTTCAAAAAGTAACCCCCGATCTACCCGTCCACGATATTCCAGTGGACTACTGGAAGCTTCCTTCAAATCTGTTCCTGGCGGATCCCCAATTCCATAAACGTACGCCAATTGACATGATCCTAGGAATCGAGCATTTCTTCTCATTCTTTCCAACGGCAAACAGGATTCAACTACCTAAATCTCTTCCGATGCTTGTCGATAGTGTTTTCGGATGGTTAATTTCCGGCTCGGCTGATAAGGTTCCTTCAGCTAAACAGAATCCTCCCTGTAGCATCGTAGCTGTTTCCCTATTCACGCTTGAAGAGAGTGTCGAACAGTTTTGGAAGGTTGAAGAGCTACAAGCCCGGTCTGCCTATTCGTTGGAAGAAAGGCGATGCGAAGAATCATTTTCATCTACCACAACGAGAACAACAGATGGACGATACATGGTACGTTTACCCCGCCAACCCAACTTCAACGAGCTGATTGGAGATTCCAGACCTATGGCACTCCGTCGGTTTCTCCTCCTGGAAAAACGACTTGCACGGAATCCTGAACTGAAGAATGAATACCACAAGTTTATGGAAGAATACCTCTCCCTTGGACACATGCAGCGTGTTCGAGAAGACGACGGACAGTATTCCCAAGCATACTACCTCCCGCATCACCCGGTAGTGAAGGAAGCCAGCACAACGACGAAAGTACGTGTGGTTTTCGACGCGTCGGCCAAGACCTCTACAGGCTCATCTCTCAACGAAGCTCTACTAGTAGGTCCTGTGGTGCAGGATGATCTCCTATTGACCATTCTTCGGTTCCGGACATTTCCCGTGGCGTTGGTGAGTGATATCGCCAAAATGTACCGGCAAGTTTTGCTCCATCCCGACGATACACCTTACCAGAGAATTCTGTGGCGATCCGACCCGGCCGATCCAATCCAATGCTATGAGTTGTTGACTGTTACGTATGGCCTGAGCCCATCATCCTTTCTAGCCACACGCACGTTGCAACAGCTGGCTAACGATGAAGGCGATTCCTATCCGCTGGCCGGACCCGCTGTTCGGAAGAGTTTCTACATAGATGACTTCATCGGAGGAGCACAGTCCATCACAGAAGCAATCCAGTTAAGGACAGAACTCAGTGAACTCCTGGCGAAAGGCGGTTTTCCACTTCGAAAATGGACATCTAATCAGCTACCAGTGCTGGCAGGTCTGTCACCCGATGAAATTGGTACCCAATCATCAATTCAGTTTGACAAGCACGAGACGGTGAAAACACTAGGAATTTCCTGGGAACCTGAGCCTGATATCCTTCGCTTCGACTCCGAGATTCGCCAACACAAGCATGCACCAACGAAACGATCGATCCTTTCGGCAATCTCTCAACTGTTCGACCCATTGGGGTTAATATCGCCGATTGTCATCAAGGGTAAGATGCTAATGCAACGTTTGTGGCTGCTACCATGTGCTTGGGACGACGAGGTACCCAATCATATAGCGACGTCCTGGGAGAAATATGCAGCACAACTTCCAAAGGTGGCAAATTTCCGCATCAGCCGTTACGCCCTACTACCAAACTCCACCATCCAGCTTCATACGTTTTCCGATGCATCGGAATCGGCGTACGGTGCGTGTACTTATGCCAGATGTGTCGACTCCTCGGGACAGATTCGTGTTCAACTGCTTGCTTCCAAATCCCGAGTCGCACCTTTGAAGAAAATTACACTACCTCGCCTAGAACTGTGTGCTGCAGACATTGCAGCCAAATTACACACCCGGATCGTCGAGGCGCTCCAAACTCCCATCGCTGGTTCGTATTTTTGGTCCGACTCCACCGTAACCCTGCAATGGCTGCGAGCACCTCCTAATACCTGGAAAACGTTTGTGG encodes:
- the LOC131680829 gene encoding uncharacterized protein LOC131680829, whose translation is MADDQERRQLVLRRTALLASLRRAGIFMAEYQEERDRLEVALRIENLDVIRQDLEDIQSVLEGIEETNEGITLNTQIRSAFEGQFFKIKAGLLSKLPPSIPVGSAPHPTPPTFPSSLKGLKLPTITLPEFNGDFKEWLAFHDTFLALIHLNQDVPEIQKFHYLKSAVTGEAAQIIESFAISATNYSLAWQALVGRYANEYLLKKRHLQAMLEIQWIKKETTASLHGIVDEFERHTKILRQLGEPVDGWSTILEHLLCVRIPDDTLKAWEDHASTIEKPSYEALIEFLHRRIRVLESISVNHVQPPPQYVTSSHVSATRKSTQMKPSPSTAVDTPGKCYACEQRHPLVKCTKFEKMNAIDRLALINANRLCLNCFRSDHFSRHCSSKYTCRFCKRRHHSLLHAGFGDSAGPPRSDQASSSTGNFTRASTNVSVASAGDESSSPMLSAATSIQPREINCSLPLQGTGKNVFMLTAVIVVIDRYGKEHFARALLDCASQPNLITEKMVQLLRLKRSKSNVIVQGIGEQSQNARESVHVQIRSRKQDFSMNVEFLILQKVTPDLPVHDIPVDYWKLPSNLFLADPQFHKRTPIDMILGIEHFFSFFPTANRIQLPKSLPMLVDSVFGWLISGSADKVPSAKQNPPCSIVAVSLFTLEESVEQFWKVEELQARSAYSLEERRCEESFSSTTTRTTDGRYMVRLPRQPNFNELIGDSRPMALRRFLLLEKRLARNPELKNEYHKFMEEYLSLGHMQRVREDDGQYSQAYYLPHHPVVKEASTTTKVRVVFDASAKTSTGSSLNEALLVGPVVQDDLLLTILRFRTFPVALVSDIAKMYRQVLLHPDDTPYQRILWRSDPADPIQCYELLTVTYGLSPSSFLATRTLQQLANDEGDSYPLAGPAVRKSFYIDDFIGGAQSITEAIQLRTELSELLAKGGFPLRKWTSNQLPVLAGLSPDEIGTQSSIQFDKHETVKTLGISWEPEPDILRFDSEIRQHKHAPTKRSILSAISQLFDPLGLISPIVIKGKMLMQRLWLLPCAWDDEVPNHIATSWEKYAAQLPKVANFRISRYALLPNSTIQLHTFSDASESAYGACTYARCVDSSGQIRVQLLASKSRVAPLKKITLPRLELCAADIAAKLHTRIVEALQTPIAGSYFWSDSTVTLQWLRAPPNTWKTFVANRVSEIQSSTHGAFWNHVAGTENPADLISRGMHVDDFLVSKLWKGGPNWLSNPRTKWPVLKFTEYPEDGKERRKLITAVTRTQVIFSTINPIFARFSSYERLLRSTAYILRFIANARCKARTQPLPLTGPIPSISLNVKHLNNAEQILTQLAQADAFDEEIQNLQHNKAVGKRSAIRLLTPFLDHEGTIRVGGRLKLSDQPFLFKHPALLPSNHPLTRLIAKSYHISLIHGGGRLTLAAIREKYWPVNGRRLVRSILRSCFRCARAQPVPTTQQIGQLPLHRVAPSRPFAISGVDYAGPVYLKPVHKRAAATKAYISIFVCFCTKAVHIELVSDLSTQGFLSALRRFIARRGLPSDLYSDNGKNFEGAANELDEVYRMLQDESQMRQITSDRACERIT